The Kutzneria kofuensis genome includes the window CGCTCGAACCCGATTCCGCCGCGCCCCTGCGTCTGCTGTGCTTCCACCACGCGGGCGGCGCGGCATCGGCCTTTTCCCACTGGCAGTGGGAACTCGGGCCCGACATCGCGGTGCTTCCGGTGCAGCTGCCCGGGCGCGAGGGCCGGATCAAGCAGCCGCGCCTGCGGGAGATGGGCCGGTTGGTCGACGAGCTCGACGAGCAGTTGGGTCCCTGGCTGTCCCGGCCGTACGTCCTCTACGGACACTCCATGGGCGCGATCGTCGCGTACGCGCTGACCCGGAGACTCCTGTCGCGCGGCGGGTTTCTGCCGCAGCGCCTGCTGGTCGGCGCCCATCCGGCCCCGCACCTGGCGGCCGGGCACGCCCGGGCGTTGCGCATGCCGGACCGGGAGTTGGCCCGGTGGATGGTCGACATCGGCGGGAT containing:
- a CDS encoding thioesterase II family protein yields the protein MSGYLALEPDSAAPLRLLCFHHAGGAASAFSHWQWELGPDIAVLPVQLPGREGRIKQPRLREMGRLVDELDEQLGPWLSRPYVLYGHSMGAIVAYALTRRLLSRGGFLPQRLLVGAHPAPHLAAGHARALRMPDRELARWMVDIGGMSPELLNYPDWLAAATSLLRDDLAVCTSSWPRDGDPLPCPIDVFTGALDPLVSTQDAEQWRRHTAARCTVHVVPGGHFFLRDPLFLSRLRDVVGSAVPRAARL